One part of the Xiphophorus hellerii strain 12219 chromosome 17, Xiphophorus_hellerii-4.1, whole genome shotgun sequence genome encodes these proteins:
- the phyh gene encoding phytanoyl-CoA dioxygenase, peroxisomal produces MSRAAERLRTVIHHLDGATATIRASPTSAQTLTYSPLQKLRYSFDTGILTPEQRLFYEENGFLLIKNLVSETDIDRFRKEFERICRQEVKVPGLIVMRDVAIAKSEFVPDQRAVSKLQDFQEDPELFRYCALPQILKYVECFTGPNIMAMHTMLINKPPDAGKKTSRHPMHQDLHYFPFRPTDRIVCAWTAMERVTRQNGCLVVLPGTHKGALQEHDYPDWEGGVNKMYHGVRDYDPDHPRLHVEMEKGDTVFFHPLLIHGSGMNQTQGFRKAISCHYASGDCYYIDVRGTTQENIENEVKELAQKKYGMNEVAFKDTWAFRGRLVQGERTSL; encoded by the exons ATGTCTCGGGCTGCGGAAAGACTCCGGACGGTGATCCATCATCTGGACGGAGCTACGGCTACGATC AGAGCCTCCCCAACATCCGCTCAGACCCTCACCTACAGCCCCCTTCAGAAACTGAG ATACTCATTTGATACAGGCATACTGACCCCGGAGCAGCGGCTCTTCTACGAGGAAAACGGCTTCCTTCTCATCAAGAACCTGGTGTCTGAGACGGACATCGACAGGTTCAG GAAGGAGTTTGAACGGATCTGTCGGCAGGAAGTCAAAGTTCCGGGCCTGATCGTGATGAGGGACGTGGCGATCGCCAAGTCAGAGTTTGTTCCGGATCAGAGAGCCGTGTCCAAACTCCAGGACTTCCAGGAAGACCCCGAGCTCTTCCGTTACTGTGCCTTACCTCAG ATCCTGAAGTATGTGGAGTGTTTCACCGGGCCCAACATCATGGCCATGCACACCATGCTGATCAACAAACCTCCTGATGCAG GTAAGAAGACGTCTCGCCACCCGATGCACCAGGATCTGCACTACTTCCCCTTCCGGCCGACAGACCGCATCGTCTGCGCCTGGACCGCCATGGAGCGAGTGACCAGGCAGAACGGCTGCCTCGTGGTCCTGCCCGGAACGCACAAAGGCGCCCTGCAGGAGCACGACTACCCCGACTGGGAG GGCGGGGTGAACAAAATGTACCACGGCGTGCGGGACTACGACCCCGACCACCCCAGGCTGCACGTGGAGATGGAAAAGGGCGACACGGTGTTCTTCCATCCCCTCCTCATCCACGGCTCCGGCATGAACCAGACGCAGGGCTTCCGCAAG GCCATCTCCTGCCACTACGCCAGCGGCGATTGCTACTACATCGACGTGAGGGGAACCACGCAGGAAAACATCGAGAACGAGGTGAAAGAGCTCGCGCAGAAGAAATACGGAATGAACGAAGTGGCCTTCAAG GATACGTGGGCCTTCAGGGGTCGCCTGGTGCAGGGAGAGAGGACTTCACTCTGA